In Halosolutus amylolyticus, the genomic window AGCGGCACGCGAAGGCCGCCGATCCCCTCGAGGAGCGGGACCGGCGTCGCGTCGATCGCCTGGTGGCAGGCGGCGAGGATCGACTCGTAGGTGAGCGTCTCGCCGGTTTCCTCGGCGGCGACCCGCGGCGCGAGCGGCGGCTCGAGATACCGGGGACAGATCGCCGCGTCGTCGTCTTCGCAGGCCTCGGCGACGAAGCCCGCGTCGTCGTCCGGCGGATGGCCGGTCTGGGCGGGCTTGACCGCCCGGGCCTCGAACCCCTCCTCGCGGAGCCAGCGCGTGAGTCCCGCTGTGACGACGGTCTTGCCGACGCCGGTGTCGGTGCCGACGACCGCGATCGGCGTGTCGGCATCCGCGTTCGCGTCCGTCACAGCAACCCGACCTCCTGACCGGCGGCCTGGAACGCCTCGAGACAGGCCACGACATCGTCGGTGTCGTGGGTCGCCATCGGCGCGACGCGGATCCGGCTGGTCCCCTCGGGGACGGTCGGCGGCCGGATCGCCGGCGCGACGACGTTCCGATCCCGGATCGCGTCGGCCAGGGCGAGCGCGTCGCCCCGATCGCCGACCATGACGGGGAGGATCTGGGAGTCCCCAAGCACCGTAAAGCCCATCGACTCCAGTCCGTCCCGGAGGTGGGAGACGTTCTCCCAGAGTCGTTCCCGGGCGCTCCCGTGACGCGCGACGTGTAACGCTTCGCTCGCGGCCGCGGCGGCCGGCGGATTCAGCCCCGTCGAGAAGACGAACGATCGGGCGTCGTTGATCAGACACTCGATCAGGGCGTCGCTGCCGGCGACGTAGCCGCCCTGGCTGGCGAGCGTCTTCGACAGCGTCCCCAGCTGGATCTGGACCCGGTCGGCGAGCCCCTCCGCCTGCACGACGCCGCCACCCTTGGCGTAGAGGCCGGTCGCGTGGGCCTCGTCGACCATGACCCACGCGCCGACCGCCTCGGCGGCGTCACAGATCGCCTCGAGCGGCGCGACGGTGCCGTCCATGCTGAACACCGAGTCGGTGACGATCAGCCACGATTCCGTCTCGGCCTCGGGGCGATCGGCACGCGCTTCGAGCTTCGACCGCAGGCTCGCGGCGTCGCAGTGGTCGTAGACGACGATATCGGCTCCCGAGAGCCGGCAGCCGTCGACGATACTCGCGTGATTGTACTCGTCGGAGAAGATGACGTCCGGGGACAGTGCCGCGATCGTCCCCACGTTGGCGGCGTACCCCGAGGAGAACGCGAGCGCGCGATCGGTCCCCTTGGTCTCGGCGAGTTGCCGTTCGAGGTCGCGGTGGACCAGGGTATCGCCGGTTACGAGGCGGCTGGCCCCCGCTCCCGTGCCGACCGTCGCGGCGGCCTGTCGGGCCGCATCCTGGATGCGCTGGTCGTCGGTCAACCCGAGATAGTTGTTCGATGCGAAGACCAGTGCTTCGTCGGCCTCGAGCACCGGCAGGTCGCCGCCCGACGGCGCCGCGAAGTAGCCGCGCTCGGCGACCCGATCGGCGGGAGCCAGCGCTCGCTTCAGGTCGTTCGCCTCGAGGTCGCCGAGTCGCCCCTCCAGGTCGAACCCGCGGTCGCGATCGTCCATTCGAGTGAATCGAGTCAACGACGTGATTTGACTTTCACGGTTCCGATCGACGCGATCGGAGCTGGACTCATAATGAGCATACTATCGGATTATATCCGTCACAGGTCCGATTTCGAACAGAGATAGCTGAACTGGCCGGTATGGAGACGTACCTACTGATCACAGTGAATCTCTTCGGAGGGAGGCGCCACGCCTTGTCCAATCAGGATAGAGGTAGAATCAACGAGTATAGAGCACTCAATCAGCAAAACCTGCACACAGAGAGGGGGCTCTTAGTCGCTTATCCAAGCCTCTTTGCACTCGTTGCTACAGAACGAGATCGGAGAGACGTTGCCACCGTCAGTTACGATGTCGACGATCGGTGGGGGATCGGCGTTGCTGTACTCTGCCCCGCATTGGACACAACCCTTCCAGAAATCCGGTCTGTCGCTCGTCATTCTACTCTCTCACTGCGACTTGTCCGTCACCGGAAACGCACACTTGGTATCCGTGATAGGCGAACTCGGCAGTTACATTCTCGTCAGCTCGAACGAGTTTGTCGAGGGCATCCGGGTCGATCACTGTGGCCAGTGGTTGCAATTCCAGCGGTGACGTTCCTTCTGCATCGGCAACGGCGGTGACAATGGCCTCTGTGATCGAATCAGGCTCTCGGAGGGTTATCCATGAGGTCGTAGTGGTTTGCGCGGGGTTCACAGCAGTACGAAGACAGCCATGTATAAAAATCCCGGCATAGATAGTTCGATACTTCACGTTAATAGTTCTATAGATGGAGATTTCGAAGTACTATAGCAGTATTATGTTGAGTCTCCATACCATCTCGCAACCTCACTTAAAGGGAGCGAGAGTGCTTCGAGAATGACTCTATTCACAGCTATTCTTCGGAAATCTCGAAATAGTACTCTCGAAACTCATGGAGTATCGGTAGTCTCATGGAGCCGGACCGACAAGCCCGATTGTGACCGAGTACAACCTCGATGACGTAGACAAGCAGTTGC contains:
- the bioD gene encoding dethiobiotin synthase; its protein translation is MTDANADADTPIAVVGTDTGVGKTVVTAGLTRWLREEGFEARAVKPAQTGHPPDDDAGFVAEACEDDDAAICPRYLEPPLAPRVAAEETGETLTYESILAACHQAIDATPVPLLEGIGGLRVPLAGDSEVIDLVADCSAAAIVVTRSGLGTLNHTALSVEALRRRGVPVRSIVCNEYEGATVAERTNPAELERLTGVPVETVPRLSGSDPRRLAEGVRDAFSPAFRDRLSAGEF
- a CDS encoding aminotransferase class I/II-fold pyridoxal phosphate-dependent enzyme encodes the protein MDDRDRGFDLEGRLGDLEANDLKRALAPADRVAERGYFAAPSGGDLPVLEADEALVFASNNYLGLTDDQRIQDAARQAAATVGTGAGASRLVTGDTLVHRDLERQLAETKGTDRALAFSSGYAANVGTIAALSPDVIFSDEYNHASIVDGCRLSGADIVVYDHCDAASLRSKLEARADRPEAETESWLIVTDSVFSMDGTVAPLEAICDAAEAVGAWVMVDEAHATGLYAKGGGVVQAEGLADRVQIQLGTLSKTLASQGGYVAGSDALIECLINDARSFVFSTGLNPPAAAAASEALHVARHGSARERLWENVSHLRDGLESMGFTVLGDSQILPVMVGDRGDALALADAIRDRNVVAPAIRPPTVPEGTSRIRVAPMATHDTDDVVACLEAFQAAGQEVGLL
- a CDS encoding DUF7576 family protein, giving the protein MTSDRPDFWKGCVQCGAEYSNADPPPIVDIVTDGGNVSPISFCSNECKEAWISD
- a CDS encoding HalOD1 output domain-containing protein — encoded protein: MKYRTIYAGIFIHGCLRTAVNPAQTTTTSWITLREPDSITEAIVTAVADAEGTSPLELQPLATVIDPDALDKLVRADENVTAEFAYHGYQVCVSGDGQVAVRE